The window AGGCACGCTGGCCGCTGCGGGCAAAACCCAGCTTGAGGCGCTGGCCGGCGCGCAGCGGAAAGCGCGACCAAGCCGGCAGCGGCACGCCATCGACAGTGGCCGGCAACTCGGCTCCGGTCAGTGCCAGCCAGGTATCGACCCGGCTCTGCAACTCCACATCGCCCAGGGCGATCTCCAGCAACGGCGTGCCCCAGGGGTTGTCCAACAGGCGATTGGCCCAGGCCGCGGCATGCCAATCCAGCGCTCCGCTCGGCGACACGCCGAGATGCTGCCAGCCGTGCCGGCCGCCGTCTTGCAACAGGCTCAGCGGCCCCGGCCTGAGCACCAGCAGGCCACTCACGACTGGCCGCCTGCGGCGCGGTAAGTGGCCTCGTCGATGGGCAGGAAACGCACTCGATCACCCACGGCCAGCGGACAGGGCGGCGTCGCGTGCACATCGAACAGCGTCCAGGGGCACAGACCGAGCAGATGCCAGCCACCGGGCGAGGCCTGCGGATAGATCGCCGTCTGCCGTTCGGCGATGGCCAGGCTGCCGGCCGGCACCCGCGTGCGTGGCGTGGCGTGGCGCGGCAAAACCAGGCGCGGGTGCAGTTCGCCGAGATAGGCAAAGCCCGGGGCGAAGCCGATGGCGCCGACGCGGTACTCGGTGGCACTGTGCAGCTCGATCACCTGGCCGATGCTCAGACCACAGGCGCTGGCCACTTCGGCCAGGTCCGCGCCGGCGTACCACACCGGTATCTCGTGCAGCCGCGCCGGTGTGGCGGCCGGCGGTTCGGCCATCCAGCGTTCCAGCAGCGGGGTCAGGCGCTCGGCCAGTTGCACATGGTCGGTACGCAACAGGTCGTAGTGCAGCAGCAAGGTGGTCCAGCCGGGCACCAGGTCGGTGAGCAGCGGCCCCAGCTCACGGCGGACATGTTCGGCCAGCGCGGCGATGCGTTGCGGCAGATGCACGTCCGGCGCCTCGGCCAGCACCAGCAACAGGGCCTCGGCCCCGGCCGGCTCCAGGCGGATCATGCGGCGTCCAGTTGCGCGCGCAGGCGGCGCAGCACGGCCAGTGACTCGGGGTTGTCGCCATGCACGCAGAGGCTGTCGGCCTGGAGCTGCAAGGGCTTACCGTCGAGATCGGCGAACGGCTGACCACGGGCGATGCTCAGGGCCTGGCTGAGAGTCCGCTCGGGGTCCTGGTGCACCGCCCCGGCCAGGCGCCGCGGCGCCAGCTGGCCGTCAGCCAGGTAGGCGCGGTCGGCGAAGGCTTCGAACAACAGCGGCACGCCGACCGCCGCGGCCAGGCGCCGCTCGCGGCTGTTGTCGGCCAGGGCCAGGACCATCAGCGGCAAGTCCCGGCGGAAACTGGCGCAGGCGCGCAACACCGCGTCGAGCAACTCGTCGTCGCGCACCAGGTCGTTGTACAGCGCGCCATGCGGCTTGACGTAGGCAAGCTGGGTGCCGGCGGCCTGGCAGAAGGCGTCCAGCGCGCCGAGTTGGTAGAGCACCAGGGCCTCCACTTCCTCCGCCGAGCAGGCCAGGTGGCGGCGACCGAAGCCGGCCAGGTCGGGGTAGGACGGGTGGGCGCCGATGCTCACCCCGTGCTGCACCGCCAGGGCGACGGTGCGCTGGATGGTCAGCGGGTCGCCGGCGTGAAAGCCGCAAGCCAGGTTGGCCTGATCGATCAGCGGCATGGCATGGGCGTCGTCGCCCATGCGCCAGGCGCCGAAACTTTCGCCCATGTCGCAGTTGAGAAGAATGCGGGTAGTCATGGGGAGAATTATGGCGGAATTCACCGCAGCGCGGTTGTAGGAGCTGGCTGGCGATCAGCGACCACACAAGCGCATCGCCAGCGAGCGGGCGGGCTCCTACAGTTTCGTAGGGTGGATGGCGCTTTGCACATCCACCGGCTTTTGGTGGAAAACGCTGCGCGGTTTTCCACCCTACGGCGTACGGAAACCACAGCCCGTAGGATGGGTTGAGCGTAGCGATACCCATCATGGCGTTTCGATGGGTATCGCAGGCTCAACCCATCCTACGACTCAATAGACGTCGCGGCGGTAACGGCCTTCCTCGGTCAATTGCTGGACGGCGACATCGCCCAGCACTTTGCGCAGCACTTGGTCGACGCCAGCGGCCATGCCTTCGAGGCTGCCGCAGACATAGATCGCCGCGCCGTCAGCCACCCAGTTGCACAGCTCAGCAGCGGCTTGGCGCAGATCGTCCTGCACGTAGCGCTTCTGCGCCTGATCGC is drawn from Pseudomonas cavernae and contains these coding sequences:
- the pxpB gene encoding 5-oxoprolinase subunit PxpB — protein: MIRLEPAGAEALLLVLAEAPDVHLPQRIAALAEHVRRELGPLLTDLVPGWTTLLLHYDLLRTDHVQLAERLTPLLERWMAEPPAATPARLHEIPVWYAGADLAEVASACGLSIGQVIELHSATEYRVGAIGFAPGFAYLGELHPRLVLPRHATPRTRVPAGSLAIAERQTAIYPQASPGGWHLLGLCPWTLFDVHATPPCPLAVGDRVRFLPIDEATYRAAGGQS
- a CDS encoding 5-oxoprolinase subunit PxpA, with protein sequence MTTRILLNCDMGESFGAWRMGDDAHAMPLIDQANLACGFHAGDPLTIQRTVALAVQHGVSIGAHPSYPDLAGFGRRHLACSAEEVEALVLYQLGALDAFCQAAGTQLAYVKPHGALYNDLVRDDELLDAVLRACASFRRDLPLMVLALADNSRERRLAAAVGVPLLFEAFADRAYLADGQLAPRRLAGAVHQDPERTLSQALSIARGQPFADLDGKPLQLQADSLCVHGDNPESLAVLRRLRAQLDAA